The genomic region ACATTGTTCACTGACGTACTGGGCAagtaaactcaaaaaaaaaaatggaaacgCAGAACATCATAGCTAGAAACTAATGAATGCTTTTTTCCCCCCTCTGAAACAGAAATGGAGCAGTTTTGCGTTGGAGAATGTATCCATGGAGTTCCATTCAGCAACAATCTCTCAAAAGTCGGGAGAAAACAAGCATTTGAAAGCAAGTAAAAAGATGGATGATAAAAGTTTTGCAGTATTTAAGGTGGATTCTCTTTCTAAGGCACGACCATTTCTTCTGTCAAGGGACTTCGTCTTTGCAAAACGTGTAGGCAAAGAAACCAAACCATTTCAGGTTTCGACTCTTACTCTTTGCATGATCATGCATGTACCATAATATCTAACATGATACCTTATTTGAGCTTTTCAGCCAAGACTTTATAGCATGGTGCATATGAGCTCAACCTTATTCCAAGATTCCATGTGTTTGGAGAATCTTTGGAGGATACTATATGCCCGGATATGCTTTCTATATTGATATTGAACATtggtacttcaagaaaaatgttgGAGTAACATAGGGTTCAACAAACAATGcatttaagaattaattttgcAGCTCCCTAGCTAGCTTGTCTATCAAGTGAATAATTGGGGGTGAATGTATTTCAGAGATCTCTCTATTATAGGAACTTTATCAAATTAGtcctctattattaaatggatcaatttaatccctttactattaaaaagaatcaaatgaaaccaaaatcaaatagagttaacatttactatttaacagagttaatattttaaaagttttgtaaatgaaatcttttatttgaaattgaactgcaattgaaaaaataaaatttcagacATTTTTATACCGTAAATGTTAACTCTGATACAATTTGGacatattttattccttttaatattatagggactaaattgatccatttaacaCTAGAAGGATTAATTTGATCCGTTCCCTATaatacaatgactaatttagGGCATCTTAGCATTTTGCATTTGTTGCATAGTCtagattaataataatatatttatatggatgATTTCATGGAACTATTAACTCTATACCCTGCTGAACAACAAGAATATCATGTCATTCAACTAAATGTCTCATGCAAAGTTCCGGGAAATCCTCGTGATTTGACCTAAGTCTGCAAAATTCTTTGATGATGATGTGCAAAGTTCAAAATTCTCTTACCTCAAGTGTGTGATGATATGTTTTTCATTGATTCCATCATGTAGTCGAAGTTCGAAGTGTGAAAGGTCTTAaatcttttctttctcctttgtTACATTCTTGTGTTTTTGTTGCAGGGTGTTATATATCGGGTTGTGAAGAGCACGTCCATACTAGTCGAATTCGGAGAGGAGTTTCATTCTCAGCATGATTCAACCTGCAGATATAATATTAGTTTCTCGTTTAACAGAGTATGTTTGAAAAGGGCTCACCAAGCGATCGCAGCAGTGTCTGCTTCATTAATAGGAAAGTTCCTTTTCCCTAATTCTTTCTCCCTACATCCCATGCATAACTCGGAATATTATAATCTTTATGACCATAATCTCAATCTAGATGAAAAGTCTGCAGTTCATCGTATTTTGAACATCCGAGGCCCTCCACCATTTCTAGTAAAGGGTCCTCTCTGTGCAACTTTCAACGGTAATTCCGAATCCATTTCAGAGCAACTTTCAAGAACTGGACTAGTTGTTAAAGAAGCAGTGCTGCAAACTTATCTACGTCACCCGCAATCTAAAATCCTTGTCTGCGCACCTATAAATAGGACATGTGATGTGCTAACGAGAAGCTTGAAAAAAGACATTCCAGCTTCTGATATCTTCAGAGCCAATGCTGCATTCAGGGAGATAGAGGGGGTTCCTATCGATATTCTTCCGTCTTGCCTTTACAAATGGGATGCCGAATGTTTCAGTTGTCCTTCGCTCCATAAACTAAGGGAATTCCGAGTCATATTTTCAACTTTTGCAAGTAGTTATCGGCTGTACAATGCCGGCATATCTGCCGGACATTTTAGCCATATCTTTTTGGTGGATGCTTCTTCAGCTACTGAACCAGAGACACTGGTGGCTTTCGCTAACTTTGCTGATGACAGTACAACCGTGATAGTTACCGGTGCACCCGGAAATCGTTCAAGCACTGTCCGTTCAGATATTGCTAGGCAAAAGGGATTGAGAATATCATACTTCGAAAGGCTTTACAAGCTTAGTCCATTCAAGAATGATGATCCAATGTTCATTGCACAGCTTAAGGACCGATCACTTTAGGGCTATTGCTAGGCAGAAGGGATTGAGAATATCATACTTCGAAAGGCTTTGCAAGCTTAGTCCATTCAAGAATGATGATCCAATGTTCGTTGCACAGCTTAAGGACCGATCACTTTAGGGCTGTAAATGAACAAAGTGTTCAATTAACAATTCATGAACAAGCTTGTTCAGTTATTCTCATTAATAAGctcatttatgttcatttaaaactcaattaaaactcttttattgtatattaataaatttgttttattgtttgagtgtttatattatttatttataatatgattattaatatttatattgattattttatatctaaaaattaatatatgtttatttatgatttttttaattcataaacaTTATTTGTAAACATATTCAACTATATGTTAACGAATATATTCGTTTAACttaaccaaataaacatatatcgATTTGAAACTATTAACGAACATGAACCAAACAcatacaaacttaaaaataaacaaacgaacaTAAACAGAAATTTGTTCTTTTAAACTCGGTTCATTTACAACAAATGAACAGGTtagccaaaaaagaaaaatccaagaTTACAAGaggctaaaaaattaaaaaaggcgTCGTGAAATTGTGTGATGTTTCATTCTTAAATACTTATCCTACTTCTCTCTCACAACATATAAAGTTGCAGTCAAAAGACCTTCATCGATGAAAATTTCATCAATCATTCGGAATAAAATACGAATGACAGATTAGTAACCATAATATCTAAAAGAGTTCATAAACctattaatcaattcaaaacattagCAAGACTAGACATATTTCCCTCTATATTTCAGTTTTGATCCTTTACTTACTTTTGAATCACCAGACTCGGCATCTGCTGGACTGAAAACCGAAGAGTGAAGATTACCATTTTCTAACCATTTGAGATGATTCTCCCTGAATTCCAAATGTTTTATCCTAGCTGCCAAAGCGAGTTCCTCCATGTACAAAGATGTCTTTACCATGGTGAGTAAAACACGACTGTATCGTGAGCTGAGCATCTGTTCGGAAGTGGCAACTAACTTAAAACATGGATGTTCCGGGAAATGGGTTTCTACAGAACCATCTTCTCTCAACACAGGATAGAAGAATACAAGCCTGCCACCCATTACGAGCATCCTAGCAGCAAGATCAAGCAAGTCATGGACACACTCAACTAGGGTATAAGTTGCAGTTGATGGTATATGGTCTGCCCTTTTGTCATCAGGGACAGTGTAAGGGCTAACAATCCCCTTGAGTAATTTTCGACCACCAGACTTACGTCCACCGGCCCGAACACCGTATGGGGGATCACAGATTATCCCATCAAACACCTATGCAAAAGCAAGAAGGGATACTTATAATCAAAGACACATGGAAGAGGCGACCATAAACAAACCAAAATAATCTCTTATAAAACTTCAAATGATCCTCTCTAAGCACTCGTTCATGTGTGTTAGTGTTTTTCGATCAAAACAACACCACGAAGACTTATTGAGCTcaaaagaattaagaaaaatgTTGATCAAAGAAGACCTATGAattcaaaacaattaaaaatagggTTATATCATTTTTGGGGGCCTGATCTTGGCAACTTTTCTCACGTTAGAGCCTGAACTTGGCAATTGTTCCCACATTGgggcttaaatttttttttgtccaagttagtccTTGAAAACCATAAAGCTCAAGCTCCAATGTGGGAATAGCTGCCAAGTTCAAGCCTCAGATTTGAGAACAATTGCCAAGTTCAGggactaacttggacaaaaaaaaaagatcaagtCCCAATGTGGTAAAAATTCCTTAATTCATGCCCGAATGTAGGAACAATTGCCAAGTTCAGAGCCTAACTTAGACCAAAAAGAATTTTAGATCCCAATATGATAATAGTTGCCAAGTTTAGGCcccaaataatgatttaaccCTCAAAAATACACTAGCATATTTAACAGCAAGCAATCATACAAGAAATTACCTCCTTTAATCCAGGACGCCAAGGAGGAAGGTTGTTATCTGCCCTCAACAAACCAATTGGCATCGGTAATCCATACTACAATGCagcaaataaatatatattctcaaACACATCTATTGCATGTagataaaaaccaaaaacaaaaagatgaatTGCTTATTATGTGGCACATTCACCTGTTTGAAGTTACTCCAGACATTACAATCAGGGCCACGTCCATCACGAACTACTCTAATGTCGATATCTGCACCCTGAACAAATCCAAGAAGTTGTCAATAGACCAAAGTTACTGCACAAATGTTTGTCATATGATTTCCAAAAGAAAGTCATTGATTGATTGATTCAATGAATGAatattttggactaaattgagaaaatgcaATACCATTGTCATTGCTCCAAAGTGAGCAGCAGAAACAAGAATGCTCCCAGTGCCAACGAAAGGGTCATAAACAAGTTTCCCAGGTGCAGCCTGAGCTTGATTGGCCATTAAGAAAGCCATTTCCGCATCCATTGCTGTTGGTCCAAGATAATTTCGGGTTTTCAATTGATACATTGGTATAAGTTTCCTGTCAGCTCCACCAATTTCCCTACCAAAGAATATTCTCCTTTTAACAACCGGTGGAAGTCCATTATTAGTCTCATTTTCATCAGTTTCCATTAGCCAAAAATTGTGATCTGGGTTCTTTAAATTAACTCGACCCTGCAAAAACAAGTCGATTGAGTGTTAGAACTTAGAAACCCATTATACAAAATTTACAGATATAAGCTATTCCAATTCTTCTTCTCATTtccaaaatataacaattttttccttctcttaCATGCTTGGATGCAAGCTACACTAGTACCAACAAGCAGGGGTGTAATTGAGAAACTGATGCTTGCAAGCTACTCAAGTTCTACTCGAAAAAAACTCAAACTTGATTTGGTAATTCTCAAGCCGAGCTCAAGTTATCAATTGAACTGAATTTGAGTTCAATAATAATGGCTCACGAGCCTTATTGagcttttcatttttaatatatatatttaatattttatattattagattatgttattatccttaatatatattatcaacCCTAAGCTTAATATTGAGCCGAGCTCGAGCTTGAATATGTACAAGCTTAATTGAGCTTGAGTACAAAGCTCAATTATATCTCAAGCCAAGCTCGAGCTTAAAATTAGATGTTTGATCAAGCTTGAGCCAAGCATTTAGATTCGAATTTTGAATGGAGCTCGAGCTTGTCATTATTCAAGCTCAGCTCAATTACACTCCTAGCAAGATATTAGGGTCAgggtaaaaataattcaaatccaACCTGATCATCTTCCAATCGAATTCTAGCCATCGAGCAGATTGAACTCAAGTATCTAACAGTGAACTCAAATAATTCGCAAATGCAAGCACAAACGATTGAACTATGAgaattaagcttaatttttaCTAACTCCTATTAAGCAAAGCTCGAGCATCTTTATCTCGAATCAAGCTTCACGACATTGATTTCAAGTTAAGCTCAAGCTCAACACTATTatgcattaacattttataaataaactgATTAATCAAACCTTGAAAGGAATATAGGAAAGCCCTTGAATCCGTTCATTCTGTTCCTGAAGACTCAATACTTTCCCAAAACTATCAACAGTAATCTTAAACGTACTTTCGTACTCCAAATATGGCAACTTCCGTTCATCTGGATAACTTTTCACGGCCTCTTCAAGCTCCTCAAAGTCATTTCCTTCACCCCAAAGTTCATAAATTCCTTTCACAAGTATacctaaaaaaaaacaaatctcagatttcaaaaatcaaaatccaatttcaaTAAACAAAAgggaatattattattttacttcgGTTCGCGATTTTCCTAGCGACGTCTTCGTAAGGTAAATGAACGAAATGGAAGGGGGAATCGGGGTGGTGATGTTTAGGAAGCCGCCATTGTAAAACCTTGTCTTGGGTATTGAAATCGGAGCTCCGTTTGTCTCCGAAGGCTCCGAAAAGATCGGCCAAAGACTCGAATTCGGGTTTTCTGTAATCGAGAAGCCTGTGGTAAAATACGCATAGGTACCACATCGGTTGTGTTTGGAGAAAAAAGCTCAAGGAAGACGAAGGTGA from Gossypium raimondii isolate GPD5lz chromosome 1, ASM2569854v1, whole genome shotgun sequence harbors:
- the LOC105773818 gene encoding probable RNA helicase SDE3, whose translation is MSCFPEILKCILCCEDEDIGIIDNRTSSRDAFSRTYNTFHRSSSIGESYRSSQTWSYPTSSLSSSPGNEWLYNIHSSTTSTKPSQSSVKPVLYPPSPLPSFKTSFTAQKPSPSPKGLTPPKSTTPSPKPSSSSSKPCPSLKPTLSELGKGTYKAVYPKDALPIYMIPKDIEDLIKRDIVPEVLGLTSPKPTTPSPKPSSSSFKPSPSLKPTLSELGKGKYKTLNPEDTLPIKPVLYPPSPLPSFKTSFTAQKPSPSPKGLTPPKSTTPSLKPSSSSCKPSPSLKPTLSELGKGKYKTVDPKDMLPIYMIPKDIEDLIKRDTVPEILKKPLSASSYQDFFAALLYAEDSYIEKWSSFALENVSMEFHSATISQKSGENKHLKASKKMDDKSFAVFKVDSLSKARPFLLSRDFVFAKRVGKETKPFQGVIYRVVKSTSILVEFGEEFHSQHDSTCRYNISFSFNRVCLKRAHQAIAAVSASLIGKFLFPNSFSLHPMHNSEYYNLYDHNLNLDEKSAVHRILNIRGPPPFLVKGPLCATFNGNSESISEQLSRTGLVVKEAVLQTYLRHPQSKILVCAPINRTCDVLTRSLKKDIPASDIFRANAAFREIEGVPIDILPSCLYKWDAECFSCPSLHKLREFRVIFSTFASSYRLYNAGISAGHFSHIFLVDASSATEPETLVAFANFADDSTTVIVTGAPGNRSSTVRSDIARQKGLRISYFERLYKLSPFKNDDPMFIAQLKDRSL
- the LOC105773845 gene encoding uncharacterized protein LOC105773845 yields the protein MWYLCVFYHRLLDYRKPEFESLADLFGAFGDKRSSDFNTQDKVLQWRLPKHHHPDSPFHFVHLPYEDVARKIANRSILVKGIYELWGEGNDFEELEEAVKSYPDERKLPYLEYESTFKITVDSFGKVLSLQEQNERIQGLSYIPFKGRVNLKNPDHNFWLMETDENETNNGLPPVVKRRIFFGREIGGADRKLIPMYQLKTRNYLGPTAMDAEMAFLMANQAQAAPGKLVYDPFVGTGSILVSAAHFGAMTMGADIDIRVVRDGRGPDCNVWSNFKQYGLPMPIGLLRADNNLPPWRPGLKEVFDGIICDPPYGVRAGGRKSGGRKLLKGIVSPYTVPDDKRADHIPSTATYTLVECVHDLLDLAARMLVMGGRLVFFYPVLREDGSVETHFPEHPCFKLVATSEQMLSSRYSRVLLTMVKTSLYMEELALAARIKHLEFRENHLKWLENGNLHSSVFSPADAESGDSKVSKGSKLKYRGKYV